A genomic segment from Nematostella vectensis chromosome 6, jaNemVect1.1, whole genome shotgun sequence encodes:
- the LOC5514997 gene encoding ras-related and estrogen-regulated growth inhibitor, translating to MRRRRASFSNQNVKNVRIVIFGKDGVGKSALTVRFITRRFIGEYDPCLEASYRHHLTVHGQYIAMDVVDTAGKNTPDKVDALLEAANIVYLLYSVTDRASFEEAAWLARRIQQNKSSAPGFVTIVVATNKDLKHLSQVLEYEGRFLAQELDGLFVQVSISEGYVEVQELLEEGIKTWLQRDVERARGSALDRVREGLRGRAKSFKKRSSVDYLFDLRKAQSTTL from the exons ATGAGGCGACGTCGAGCAAGTTTTTCTAATCAAAATGTGAAAAACGTCCGCATTGTCATATTTGGGAAAGACGGTGTCGGGAAGTCAG CACTGACGGTCAGATTCATCACGAGGCGATTCATCGGCGAGTATGATCCATGCTTAG AAGCTTCGTACCGTCACCATTTGACAGTTCACGGTCAGTATATCGCGATGGATGTGGTAGACACGGCAGGCAAG aATACACCGGATAAAGTTGACGCTTTATTAGAAGCAGCAAATATCGTTTATTTACTGTACTCAGTCACAGACAGGGCCTCATTCGAGGAAGCAGCGTGGCTAGCTAGGCGTATACAGCAGAATAAG TCTTCAGCCCCGGGCTTTGTTACGATAGTTGTAGCGACTAACAAGGACCTGAAGCACCTTAGCCAAGTGTTAGAATACGAGGGGCGCTTTCTTGCGCAGGAACTGGACGGTCTATTCGTGCAGGTCTCGATATCTGAGGGCTACGTGGAGGTACAGGAGTTACTGGAGGAAGGGATCAAGACCTGGCTGCAGAGGGATGTGGAGAGGGCCAGGGGCTCCGCCCTTGATAGGGTAAGGGAGGGGCTGAGGGGAAGGGCCAAGTCATTCAAGAAAAGATCATCGGTAGATTATCTGTTTGATTTACGAAAAGCACAGTCCACGACTTTATAG